The proteins below come from a single Candidatus Alcyoniella australis genomic window:
- a CDS encoding sugar ABC transporter permease: protein MNNRNTLRLVATHLGLVLICVAVLYPVLWVVKMALTPSQEMALSANPLPTTFSLDNFKALLYSRDLDGRWLFPRQAMNSIVVAGATTLIGLLLATTAAYAFSRFMFPGRRLGLTMLLVTQMFPGVVMAIPLYLLLDRLHLLDSMLGLALVYSTTAVPFCVWMLKGYFDTIPRDLEEAALMDGARQWTIFVRIVLPLARPALVVTALFSFMTAWNEFILAATFLSKETAYTLPVMLQHNVGDYSADWGKFSAGAILVSLPVMALFFALQRHLVGGLTAGGVKG, encoded by the coding sequence ATGAACAACCGCAACACCCTGCGGCTGGTGGCCACGCATCTGGGCCTGGTGCTGATCTGCGTGGCAGTGCTCTACCCGGTGCTGTGGGTGGTCAAGATGGCGCTGACCCCGTCCCAGGAGATGGCGCTCTCGGCCAATCCGCTGCCCACCACGTTCAGCCTCGATAACTTTAAGGCGCTGCTCTACAGCCGCGATCTGGACGGCCGCTGGCTGTTCCCGCGCCAGGCGATGAACTCGATCGTGGTGGCGGGCGCGACCACCTTGATCGGCCTGCTGCTGGCCACCACCGCGGCCTACGCCTTCAGCCGCTTCATGTTCCCCGGACGGCGATTGGGACTGACCATGCTGCTGGTGACGCAGATGTTCCCCGGCGTGGTAATGGCGATCCCGCTCTATTTGCTGCTCGACCGGCTGCATCTGCTCGACTCGATGCTCGGCCTGGCGCTGGTCTACTCGACCACCGCGGTGCCGTTCTGCGTCTGGATGCTCAAGGGCTACTTCGACACGATCCCGCGCGACCTGGAGGAGGCGGCGCTGATGGACGGCGCGCGACAGTGGACGATCTTCGTGCGCATCGTGCTGCCGCTGGCGCGTCCCGCGCTGGTGGTCACGGCGCTGTTCTCGTTCATGACCGCCTGGAACGAGTTCATCCTGGCCGCGACGTTCCTCTCCAAAGAAACGGCCTACACCCTGCCGGTGATGCTGCAACACAACGTAGGCGACTACAGCGCGGACTGGGGCAAGTTCTCGGCGGGCGCGATTTTGGTCTCGCTGCCGGTGATGGCGCTGTTCTTCGCATTGCAGCGCCATTTGGTCGGCGGCCTGACCGCGGGCGGCGTCAAGGGCTGA